The Lutra lutra chromosome 1, mLutLut1.2, whole genome shotgun sequence genomic sequence aaataaataaattacatctcATTCAATGGAATATGATAGagcaatggaaacaaatgaatcaCAACTGGATTTAGCAAGATGTATGAACTCAGAGTTTTGATGCTGACAGAAGATAGTAAGTTACCAAGGTAGTATTGTTCCACTCCTATAGATGACAAAACTAAATAACATACTATGGAGCTTACATGCATTATATcataatattataaagaaaactaagtaatattaattaaaatggagaaaatgggcTTTATTAGAGGGAAActtgaatggaatggaatggggAAGCTGTTTTTATGGTCTTAAAAATGATCCGTTTCCAAGAGGGATACTGGGTTCCTGTTTGATTGTTACACCTACctcatatatgttatatacattattttatgtatatgacaCACTTCACATGCAAAGAAAGTTGATGCCATAGTGAGGATCTCCTGTCCACCGTTCTTTCTGTAGTTCCATCCAACTGTTGTTTCATACTAGGGGTAGTCAGTGTGTGGCCTGTCCAACCCTCTCTGATCTTTCAAATGCAGCCTCACACATGCTCTAAACAATAAAAAGTTTACTGTAAGCTTATGAACTCCATCCCCAGAATTCCTCCTGACCACCTCTTACTTGCCAGCTCCACAATGCAGAGAAATAAACTAAGATAGTTTAGAGCATGGATTTTTGGAAATTGGTTTGCATTCTGAAACCTGATTTGAATTCCagaacctgggtttgaatcctagttcTACCATTCATtatctgtgtgatcttggggacATTATATAACCATGTATCCCAGCCAATAATTTAGTACTTATCTCACGGGATGCAATGTGTTAACCCATGTAGAGCACTTAGGAGAGTGATTAGCATACAGTGAGTATCACTCAATTGTccatttttaccatttatttgaagatgtatttatttaagagaaagactgtgagagaaagagagggagagagagagagagagtgtgtttgtgtgtgtgtgtgtgtctgtgtgtatgtgaaagagagtggggagaggggatgagggagaggaaagagaaaaatcctccAGCAGATTCCAtatccagtgcagagcccaatgtggggctcaatcccaggaccccaagatcatgacctgagctgaaaccaagagttggacatttaattgactgagccacccaggtgtcctgtcaattttttttaaattttatttttaataaacatataatatatttttatccccaggggtacaggtgtgtgaatcaccaggcttacacacttcacagcactcaccatagcacataccctccccaatgtccaaaaccccacccccccaaacgcccctccccccatcaaccctcagtttgttttgtgagattaagagtcacttatggtttgtctccctccgaatcccatcttgtttcatttactctcatcctatcccctcaaccccccaggttgcatctcctctccctcatatcagggagatcatatgatagttgtctttctccgattgacttatttcgctaagcatgataccctctagttccatccacgtcgtcgcaaatggcaagatttcatttcttttgatggctgcatagtattccattgtgtatatataccacatcttctttatccattcatcagttgatggacatctacgttctttccatagtttggctattgtagacattgctgctataaacattcgggtgcacgtgccccttcgaatcactatgtttgtatctttagggtaaatacccagcagtgcaattgcagggtcatagggtagttctattttcaacattttgaggaacctccatgctgttttccagagtggttgcactagcttgcattcccaccaacagtgtaggagggttcccctttctccgcatcctcaccagcatctgtcatttcctgacttgttcattttagccattctgactggtgtgaggtgatatctcattgtggttttgatttgtatttccctgatgccgagtgatatggagcactttttcatgtgtctgttggccatctggatgtcttctttgcagaaatgtctgttcatgtcctctgcccatttcttgattggattctttgttctttgggtgttgagtttgctaagttcaatatagattttggacactagccctttatctgatatgtcgtttgcaaatatcttctcccattctgtcagttgtcttttggttttgttaactgtttcctttgttgtgcaaaagcttttgatcttgataaaatcccaatagttcatttttgcccttgcttcccttgcctttggcgatgttcctaggaagatgttgctgcggctgaggtcgaagaggttgctgcctgtgttctcctcgaggattttgatggattcctttctcacattgagatccttcatccattttgagtctattttcgtgtgtggtataaggaaatgatccaatttcattcttctgcatgtggctgtccaattttcccaacaccatttattgaagaggctgtcttttttccattggacattctttcctgctttgtcaaagatgagttgaccatagagttgagggtctatttctgggctctctattctgttccattgatctatgtgtctgtttttgtgccagtaccatgctgtcttgatgatgacagctttgtaatagagcttgaagtccggaattgtgatgccacctactttggctttctttttcaatattcctttggctattcgaggtcttttctggttccatataaattttaggattatttgttccatttctttgaaaaaaatggatggtactttgataggaattgcattaaatgtgtagattgctttaggtagcatagacattttcacaatatttattcttcgaatccaggagcatggaacagttttccatttctttgtgtcttcctcaatttctttcatgagtactttatagttttctgtgtatagattcttagtctctttggttaggtttattcctaggtatcttatagttttgggtgcaattataaatgggattgactccttaatttctctttcttctgtcttgttgttggtgtagagaaatgcaactgatttctgcattgattttatatcctgacactttactgaattcctgtacaagttctagcagttttggagtggagtcttttgggttttccacatatagtatcatatcatctgtgaagagtgatagtttgacttcctctttgccaatttggatgcctttaatttccttttgttgtctgattgctgaggctaggacttctagtactatgttgaatagcagtagtgataacggacatccctgtcgtgttcctgaccttagcggaaaagctttcagtttttctccattgagaatgatatttgcggtgggtttttcatagatggctttgataatattgaggtatgtgccgtctatccctacactttgaagagttttgatcaggaagggatgctgtactttgtcaaatgctttttcagcatctatggagagtatcatatggttcttgttctttcttttattaatgtgttgtatcacattgattgatttgcggatgttgaaccaaccttgcagccctggaataaatcccacttggtcgtggtgaataatccttttaatgtactgttgaatcctattggctagtattttggcgagaatttttgcatctgtgttcatcaaggatattggtctgtagttctcttttttgttgggatccttgtctggttttgggatcaaggtgatgctggcctcataaaatgagtttggaagttttccttctattgctattttttggaacagtttcaggagaataggaattagttcttctttaaatgtttggtagaattcccccgggaagccgtctggccctgggcttttgtttgtttggagatttttgatgactgtttcaatctccttactgcttatgggtctgttcaggctttctatttcttcctggttcagttgtggtagtttatatgtctctaggaatgcatccatttcttccagattgtcaaatttgttggcgtagagttgctcatagtatgttcttataattgtctgtatttctttgctgttagttgtgatctctcctctttcattcatgattttatttattttgggtcctttctcttttctttttgataagtctggccaggggtttatcaatcttattaattctttcaaagaaccagctcctagtttcgttgatttgttctattgttttttttggtttctatttcattgatttctgctctgatctttatgatttctcttctcctgctgggtttagggtttctttcttgttctttctccagctcctttaggtgtagggttacattgtgtacctgagacctttcttgtttcttgagaaaggcttgtaccactatatattttcctctcaggactgcctttgttgtgtcccacagattctgaaccgttgtgttttcattatcatttgtttccatgaattttttcaattcttctttaatttcctggttgacccattcattctttagaaggatgctgtttagtccccatgtatttgggttctttccaaattgcctcttgtgattgagttctagcttcagagcattgtggtctgattttatgcagggaatgatcccaatcttttgataatggttgagacctgatttaggaccaagaatgtgatctattctggagaatgttccatgtgcactagagaagaatgtgtattctgttgctttgggatgaaaagttctgaatatatctgtgatgtccatttggtccagtgtgtcatttaaggcctttatttccttgttgatcttttgcttggatgatctgtccatttcagtgaggggagtgttaaagtcccctacaattattgtattactgtcgatgtgtttctttgattttgttattaattggtttatatagttggctgctcccacgttaggggcatagatatttaaaattgttagatcttcttgttggacagttcctttgagtatgatatagtgtccttcctcatctcttattatagtctttggcttaaaatctaattgatctgacataaggattgccactcctgctttcttctgatgtccattagcatggtaaattcttttccaccccctcactttaaacctggaggtgtcttcgggtttaagatgagtttcttgtaggcaacatctagatgggttttgtttttttatctattctgatactctgtgtcttttgattggggcatttagcccattaacattcagggtaagtattgagagatatgaatttagtgccattgtattgcctgtaaggtgactgttattgtatattgtctctgtttctttctgatctactacttttagggtctctctttgcttagaggacccctttcaatatttcctgtagagctggtttggtgtttgcaaattctttcagtttttgtttgtcctggaagcttttaatctctccttctattttcaatgatagcctagctggatttagtattcttggctgcatgtttttctcgtttagtactctgaatatatcatgccagctctttctggccttccaggtctctgtggataagtctgctgccaatctaatatttttaccattgtacgttacagacttcttttcccgggctgctttcagaatcttctctttgtcactaagacttgtaaattttactattaggtgtcggagtgtggacctattcttattgattttgaggggggttctctgaacctcctggattttgatgcttgttccctttgccatattggggaaattctctccaataattctctccaatataccttctgctcccctctgtttcctcttcttctggaatcccaattattctaatgttgtttcgtcttatggtgtcacttatctctcgaattctcccctcgtggtccagtagctgtttgtccctcttttgctcagcttctttattctctgtcatttggtcttctatatcgctaattctttcttctgcctcatttatcctagcagtgagagcctccatttttgattgcacctcattaatagctttttttatttcaacttggttagattttatttcttttatttctccataaagggcttttatatcttccgagagggtttctctaatatcttccatgcctttttcgagcccggctagaactttgagaatcgtcattctgaactctggatctgacatattaccaatgtctgtattgattaggtccctagcctttggtactgcctcttgttttttttttctggtgaatttttccgccttgtcattttgtccagataagagtatatgaaatagcaagtaaaatactaaaagggtggcaacaaccctgagaaaatatgctttagccaaatcagaagagatcccaaatcatgaggggggagaaaggcgataaaaagaggttcagaaagaaaaaaaaaaaaaaaaaaagaaacaattaaaaaaagaaaaccaataaagaaaaaatataaaaaggaaaaaaaaatatatatatatatatatattagataacctagtttaaaacctttaaaaaagaaaagggtaacagttaaaaaaatttagcagaagagaaaaaaaaattgaaaaagaaaaaaaattaaattaactgcaaggctaaagaatcatggagagaaagccatgagttccgtgctttgctttctcctcctctggaattccgctgctctccttggtattgaaactgcactccttggtaggtgaacttggtcctgactgggtttcttgttgatcttctgggggaggggcctgttgtagtgattctcaagtgtctttgccccaggcggagttgcaccgcccttaccaggggccgggctgagtaatccgctcaggtttgcttcgggggcttttgttccctgagtgctttctgtagagttcaggaggacgggaatgaagatggcggcctcccagtctctggcccggaggagccgagagcccagggccccactcctcagtgcgccctcagagaacagcgcccaattactcccgtcaccctggcctctggccgcactctgagctgaccaaccctgcaaccggttcaaggtaaccccgagcttagagctcactcctcggctctgtctctgtagccggcttccccgttctaatacctgtaagctctgcgacactcagacacccccgatccttctgtgaccctacaggacctgaggccacgctgaccctgcgtgggcttcaccccggtttagcctctggagcaatgtccctcagtggaacagacttttaaaagtcccgattttggcCCAGTGTCGCGAGTTGGCGCCGCTGCCACCCCCCGCTCCGAGCTCTCGGCCCCTCGGCCGGGCGGTACCGAGTCCTCCCGGCGTCCCCTACTCTCCTCCCTCCGGCCAGCCCTTCCCTGCGGGACTGCCACCCCCACCTTCACTCCAGCCCTTTTCTCTCCCCACCGAgccgcggcggcagcagcagcaggaggaggagccggAGCCGGGAGGCGGCGGTGGCCGGGGAGCCCATGGCGTACAGTCAGGGAGGCAGCAAGAAGAAAGTCTGCTACTACTATGATGGTGATATTGGAAATTATTATTATGGACAGGGTCATCCCATGAAACCTCATAGAATCCACATGACCCATAACTTGCTGCTAAATTATGGCttatatagaaaaatggaaatatataggCCCCATAAAGCCACTGctgaagaaatgacaaaataccacagtgATGAGTACATCAAATTTCTACGTTCAATAAGACCAGATAACATGTCTGAGTATAGTAAGCAGATGCAGAGATTTAATGTTGGAGAGGATTGTCCAGTATTTGATGGACTCTTTGAGTTTTGTCAGCTCTCAACTGGTGGTTCAGTTGCCGGGGCCGTGAAGTTAAATCGACAACAAACTGATATGGCCGTTAACTGGGCTGGAGGGTTACACCATGCTAAGAACTCAGAAGCATCGGGATTCTGTTACGTTAATGATATTGTACTTGCCATCCTTGAATTACTAAAGTATCATCAGAGAGTCTtatatattgatattgatatcCATCATGGTGATGGTGTTGAAGAAGCTTTTTATACGACAGATCGTGTAATGACTGTATCATTCCATAAATATGGGGAATACTTTCCCAGAACAGGAGACTTAAGGGATATTGGTGCAGGAAAAGGCAAATACTATGCTGTTAATTTTCCAATGAGAGACGGTATAGATGATGAGTCCTATGGGCAGATATTTAATCCTATTATCTCAAAGGTGATGGAGATGTACCAGCCCAGTGCTGTGGTGCTACAGTGTGATGCAGACTCACTCTCCGGTGACAGGCTTGGTTGCTTCGATCTGACAGTCAAAGGTCATGCTAAATGTGTAGAAGTTGTGAAAACTTTTAATTTACCATTACTGATGCTTGGGGGAGGTGGATACACAATTCGTAATGTTGCTCGGTGTTGGACTTACGAGACTGCAGTTGCCCTCGATTGTGAGATTCCCAACGAATTGCCATATAATGATTACTTTGAGTATTTTGGCCTGGACTTCAAACTGCATATTAGTCCTTCAAACATGACAAACCAGAACACTCCAGAAtatatggaaaagataaaacagcgtttatttgaaaatttacgCATGTTACCTCATGCACCTGGCGTCCAGATGCAAGCTATTCCAGAAGATGCTGTTCATGAAGACAGTGGAGATGAAGATGGAGAAGACCCAGACAAGAGAATTTCTATTAGAGCATCAGACAAACGAATAGCTTGTGATGAAGAATTCTCAGATTTTgaggatgaaggagaaggaggacgTAGAAATGTGGCTGATCAtaagaaaggagcaaagaaagctagaattgaagaagacaagaaagaaacagaggacaaAAAAGCAGATGTTAAGGAAGAAGATAAATCTAAGGACAATAGTGGTGAAAAAACAGATACCAAAGGAGCCAAATCAGAACAGCTCAGCAACCCTTGAATTTGAGTGTCTCACCAATTTCAGAtaccataaaagagaaaatattgggaagaaaaattttttcttttggaagactTCTGGCTTCATTTTATACTACTTTGGCATGgactgtatttattttcaaaatggcttttttgtttttgtttttgtttttcttggcaaGTTTTATTGTGAGTTTTCTAATTATGaagcaaaatttcttttctccacCATGCTTTATGTGATAGTATTTAAAATTGATGTGTTATTATGTCAAAAACTGATCTATTAAAGAAGTAATTGGCCTTTCTGAGCtgattttttccatcttttgtaattatctttattaaaaaattgtacttgaaaaaaaaagtcccgattttgtgctctgttgctctgccacttgccaggagccggcccctcccccgcggtctatcttcccgtcgctttggattcacttctctgccagtcctacctttcagaaagtggttgattttctgtttctagaattgctgttcttcttcatttcgatctcccattggatttgtaggtgtttgcaatctttagctaagctatctagctgatctcccgctacccatagtagtctcagcctgctactctctgccatcttgactcctccctcctgtcctgtcaatttttatcatttatttgaagatgtatttatttgagagagagagggagtgtggggTTGGGAGgcgaggaagagggagagagaaaatcctccaatagactccacactcagtacagagctcaatgtagggctcaatcccagggccccaagatcatgacctgagctgaaaccgagagtcagacacttaactgactgagccactcaggtgccctgccaatttttatcatttcttctcattttcttcttgtaataTTTATTGATCAAGCCATCCTTTTTGTTTGAACCCACATTACAGTAAATACAGCCATGTCCATGCATTTCTCTATGATCTGTGACTGCTTCTGCACCACAATAGAACTGAATAATTGCAATAGAAGCTATATTACCTATAAAGCCTATCTggccttttatagaaaaaaattaccaacTCCTACTTCAGAATAGGTTGAACTCTGCTCTCCTAGCTTTGATCTTGCCCCCTGCTTCCATAACCTCCCAACTACAGACTCGTTTCCAGATATCTGTACTCCAACCTCAGGCACAGTGACTGGTGAGGTCAACATAATCTTATGTCCTTGGGCTAGAGAGAACATAAAGtcaaatccattttttattgGTCATCCCACATCATGGATAGAAGATTGGACACATCAAATACCCAAGCCGTTTCTGTCCAAGGCAAGGCAGGTGACAGCAGACTCTGACCCTAAGGTCTCACTGTCTCATATTAGAAATTTCCAACAGAACAGCACATAATCACCTCACTTCCAAATAGAACATGTAAAAATGTAACAAGTATGCTAGTATTATGTATCTATAAGCCATACAAAGATAACTATTAACTAGCAGCATGACCcagccattaaaaatgttttaaaacttaaatattacCTATTTTATTCTCCTAAGTAAGATAAAGCCATTAGGATAATAATTATGAAGCCATATGATTTTCTCAACGGGTCTTAGGAGAAAACAAGTTGATGTGAAACaagcatctatttttttaagttgtctctAATCCACTGACTTGGTGCACATGACCTCACCCACCCAAGACAAATGAGAAGTCCTCTAGTAAGGATAAAGGGTTACACAAAGACAAAGAAACTAGAACAGATGCAAAGAAAAGAAGTTTCAACAAATTACCCATTACCAcccagggaagaaaaagaagaggagtgCCCTCCTCTGTGTGCTATTTTGGTCACATGTGATTAATAGCCTG encodes the following:
- the LOC125106802 gene encoding histone deacetylase 2-like, producing the protein MAYSQGGSKKKVCYYYDGDIGNYYYGQGHPMKPHRIHMTHNLLLNYGLYRKMEIYRPHKATAEEMTKYHSDEYIKFLRSIRPDNMSEYSKQMQRFNVGEDCPVFDGLFEFCQLSTGGSVAGAVKLNRQQTDMAVNWAGGLHHAKNSEASGFCYVNDIVLAILELLKYHQRVLYIDIDIHHGDGVEEAFYTTDRVMTVSFHKYGEYFPRTGDLRDIGAGKGKYYAVNFPMRDGIDDESYGQIFNPIISKVMEMYQPSAVVLQCDADSLSGDRLGCFDLTVKGHAKCVEVVKTFNLPLLMLGGGGYTIRNVARCWTYETAVALDCEIPNELPYNDYFEYFGLDFKLHISPSNMTNQNTPEYMEKIKQRLFENLRMLPHAPGVQMQAIPEDAVHEDSGDEDGEDPDKRISIRASDKRIACDEEFSDFEDEGEGGRRNVADHKKGAKKARIEEDKKETEDKKADVKEEDKSKDNSGEKTDTKGAKSEQLSNP